A stretch of DNA from Halioglobus japonicus:
CATACTCGTCCATGGCATCGCGGGAAATATTGTAGCGCTGGGCAACCACTTCCGCGGTCTGCAGCATCGGCATGTGAATGTTTGGATGCATGGCCATCAGTTCGTCGTCGACCATACGGTGGATATTCATGTGCTCGTTCTGTACCAGAGAAATGGATTCCAGGCCGCCGCCGACCACCACATCCATACCGTCGTACATCACCTGCTTGGCGGCGGTAGCCACGGCCATCAGGCCCGACGAACACTGACGGTCAATGGTCATGCCGGAGGTGGTTACTGGCAGACCGGCGCGCAAGGCAATCTGGCGGGCCACGTTGGCCCCGGTTGCGCCCTGCTGCAGCGCGCTACCCATAATGACGTCCTGCACCTCACCGGGCTCAATGCCCGCGCGACGCACCGCCTCTGCAACTGACGCAGCGCCGAGGCTGGCACCACCCAGGTTATTGAAACCACCACGGTATGCCTTGCCAATGGGGGTACGTGCTGTTGATACGATTACGGCTTCTTTCATTGTCTTTCTCCTTGTCTGCCTCTGGGGACAGCTAATCAATTATTCAGTTCGCGCGCGGTCATTTTGCCCAACTGCGACATATGGACTTCATCGGGGCCGTCGGCGATCCTGGAGAAGCGTGCCAGCGTGAACACTTCGGGAATCAGCGTGTCCTGGGACACACCCATGCCGCCGAACACCTGCATGGCGCGGTCCGCGACTTGCTGGGCCATATTCGGCGCAACGATTTTAACCATGCTGATATAGGGTCTGGCGGCAGTCATACCCTGGGTATCCATGACATGCGCTGCCTGCAAGGTCAGCAGGCGTGCCTGCTCGATGTCACAGCGGCAACGGGCAATTTCATGCTGCACACTGGTCTTTTTGATCAGCTTCTCACCAAAGGCCACACGTTCGTCGGCGCGGGCACACATAAGTTCCAGGCAACGCTGTGCCAGCCCCACAAGTCCCATTGAATACTGAAAACGGCCAGGCCCGAGACGCCCCTGGGCAATCTCGAAACCGCAGCCCTCGCCCTTGATCATGTTGGTCACAGGGACACGAACATTGTCGAACAACAGCTCCGCCTCGCCACCGGGTGAGTGCAGGCTATCGAACACGCGCAGGCTGCGCACCAGGGTCACACCCGGGGTATCTTTGGGCACGAGAATGGTGGAGTGCTGACGATGACGATCGTTTTCGGGGTTGGACTTGCCCATGACCAACATGATTTTGCAGTCAGGGTTGATCGCACCGGTAGTCCACCACTTGCGGCCATTGAGTACGTACTCGTCGCCATCGCGCTTGATCTCAAGCTCCATGTTCGTCGCGTCACTGGAGGCCACCTGAGGCTCCGTCATGGCATAGGAACTGCGAATCTCGCCGGCCAGTAGCGGCTTAAGCCATTGCTCCTGCTGTT
This window harbors:
- a CDS encoding acyl-CoA dehydrogenase family protein, coding for MGFEITPRVAELNAQLEAFMREHIYPREHDWNDWSLDQDNLWQTPDWFRELRQRAKAEGLWNLFLPREYAPWSPGLTNTEIAPLFETMSKVMWAQAVFNCNAPDRGNMEVLAKYGTEEQQEQWLKPLLAGEIRSSYAMTEPQVASSDATNMELEIKRDGDEYVLNGRKWWTTGAINPDCKIMLVMGKSNPENDRHRQHSTILVPKDTPGVTLVRSLRVFDSLHSPGGEAELLFDNVRVPVTNMIKGEGCGFEIAQGRLGPGRFQYSMGLVGLAQRCLELMCARADERVAFGEKLIKKTSVQHEIARCRCDIEQARLLTLQAAHVMDTQGMTAARPYISMVKIVAPNMAQQVADRAMQVFGGMGVSQDTLIPEVFTLARFSRIADGPDEVHMSQLGKMTARELNN